A genomic segment from Lignipirellula cremea encodes:
- a CDS encoding DUF2341 domain-containing protein, which yields MPFVFPAVGRRVRVACLPVCLAILLALSAVPAFAEYEGWKHKGSLFLLTTPEGSNLPAGAKVENFPLLVRLHRDGFDFRQAKPDGADVRFSTPAGEPLAFQIEQWDAAAGVASIWVRIPVIEGNARQEIRLHWGNADAASASDGAAVFNASNGYLGVWHMDSAVTDAVGAIESQNTGVEPTTGVIGQAARFPGGKGIFGGDQIDSLPVGSAPHSTQAWFRPRQANGIVIGWGNEKGQGKIVVGYRSPPHVRVDGYFSDANVNGQTPLQSGEWTHVVHTYQQGEARLYINGQLDTESKTRATPLSIQSPARLWIGGWYNNYSFVGDIDETRVSRTVRSADWVRLEYENQKPLQTLVGQIVPPGTRLAMAESKRTVAEGQSLTLQAEAGGAQKLYWIRQQDGQETVLAVDQRSLSFDAGRVQGDQSLTLQLKAIYPDEVRTIDLPLVITEAIPEPIVTLKAPADWDGRQTIEVVAQVGNLPAMQAAGAGELSYHWDVAGLATIRETAPGKLLLQRAQNSGRLTITAHVSNGGKEVSATTQIQVQEPAKDAWVERSPDPDEKPVDNQFYARDEKNLGTLYCNGTLDPRADATFLKVYAEDELYQSLRQPVAADGKYAFTAKLEPGLVHYRVEFGSTTGGVDKVLHTAGNLVCGDAFLIIGQSNALATDTREQAPAETHDWIRSYGKPTRGDTDENLWCNPVWKARQGEKAELGYWGMELAKRLLASQQMPICIINGAVGGTRIDQHQRNESDPTDLATIYGRLLWRVQKARLTHGVKAILWHQGESDQGADGPDGGYGWETYREYFVQMSGGWKRDFPNVQHYYLFQIWPNACSMGNGHGDMLREVQRTLPDWYSQMEILSTLGVNPAGPCHYPLTGWAEFARLIQPLLERDCYGKKIAGPLTPANLRQARFANADRQAIVLEFDQPVAWDDTLLGQFYLGEANEPFVSAVASGNALTLQLKEPAVADRITYLQEKNWRPQQVLRGQNGLAALSFCEVMIEPAESAK from the coding sequence ATGCCGTTCGTTTTTCCCGCCGTCGGTCGCCGCGTGCGAGTCGCCTGTTTGCCCGTCTGCCTGGCGATCTTGCTGGCGCTCAGCGCCGTCCCGGCTTTCGCCGAGTACGAAGGCTGGAAGCATAAGGGCTCGCTGTTTCTGCTGACCACGCCCGAGGGCTCGAACCTGCCGGCAGGAGCAAAGGTGGAGAACTTCCCGCTGCTCGTCCGACTACATAGAGATGGTTTCGATTTCCGCCAGGCGAAACCCGACGGGGCGGACGTCCGCTTCTCGACGCCAGCCGGCGAGCCGCTCGCGTTTCAGATTGAGCAGTGGGACGCCGCCGCGGGAGTCGCCAGTATCTGGGTGCGGATTCCTGTCATCGAGGGGAACGCCCGCCAGGAGATCCGCCTGCACTGGGGGAACGCGGATGCGGCCAGCGCGTCTGATGGAGCCGCGGTGTTCAACGCTTCGAACGGCTACCTGGGCGTGTGGCATATGGACTCGGCCGTGACGGATGCGGTCGGCGCGATTGAATCGCAAAATACAGGCGTCGAACCGACGACCGGCGTGATCGGCCAGGCGGCCCGCTTCCCCGGCGGCAAGGGGATTTTCGGCGGCGACCAGATCGACAGCCTGCCGGTCGGCTCCGCGCCGCACAGCACGCAGGCCTGGTTCCGGCCGCGGCAGGCGAACGGCATCGTCATCGGCTGGGGGAACGAAAAGGGGCAAGGGAAGATCGTCGTCGGCTACCGCAGCCCGCCGCACGTGCGGGTCGACGGCTATTTCTCCGACGCCAACGTCAACGGGCAAACGCCGCTGCAGTCCGGCGAATGGACGCATGTCGTCCATACCTACCAGCAGGGCGAAGCGCGGCTGTACATCAACGGCCAGCTCGACACGGAAAGTAAAACCAGGGCGACGCCTCTCTCCATCCAGAGTCCGGCCCGGCTCTGGATTGGCGGCTGGTACAACAACTACAGCTTCGTCGGCGACATCGACGAAACGCGCGTCTCCCGGACCGTGCGTTCCGCCGACTGGGTGCGGCTGGAATACGAAAACCAGAAGCCCCTGCAGACCCTGGTTGGACAGATCGTGCCGCCAGGAACCCGGCTGGCCATGGCCGAGTCGAAGCGGACCGTCGCGGAAGGACAATCGCTCACGTTGCAGGCCGAAGCCGGCGGCGCCCAGAAGCTCTACTGGATCCGCCAGCAGGACGGGCAGGAGACGGTCCTCGCCGTGGATCAACGTAGCCTGTCTTTCGACGCCGGCCGCGTGCAGGGGGACCAGTCGTTGACCCTCCAACTGAAAGCAATCTACCCCGACGAAGTTCGCACGATCGATCTGCCGCTGGTCATCACCGAAGCCATTCCCGAACCGATCGTAACCCTCAAGGCGCCGGCCGACTGGGACGGCAGACAAACGATCGAAGTCGTCGCCCAGGTCGGGAACCTGCCGGCCATGCAGGCCGCCGGAGCGGGCGAGCTGAGCTACCATTGGGACGTTGCCGGGCTGGCCACGATCAGGGAAACGGCGCCCGGCAAGCTGCTCCTGCAGCGGGCCCAGAACAGCGGCCGTCTGACGATCACAGCCCACGTCAGCAACGGCGGCAAAGAGGTCTCCGCCACAACCCAGATCCAGGTCCAGGAACCGGCGAAAGACGCCTGGGTCGAGCGTTCCCCCGACCCGGACGAGAAGCCGGTCGACAACCAGTTCTACGCCCGCGATGAGAAGAACCTGGGGACGCTGTACTGCAATGGAACGCTCGATCCGCGCGCCGACGCAACCTTCCTGAAGGTCTACGCGGAAGACGAGCTCTACCAGTCGCTGCGGCAGCCGGTGGCCGCTGATGGCAAATATGCGTTCACCGCAAAGCTGGAGCCGGGGCTGGTCCACTACCGGGTCGAGTTTGGCAGTACAACCGGCGGCGTCGACAAGGTGCTGCATACGGCCGGCAACCTGGTCTGCGGCGATGCGTTTCTGATCATCGGCCAGTCGAACGCCCTGGCGACCGACACTCGCGAACAGGCGCCGGCGGAGACGCACGACTGGATTCGCAGCTACGGCAAACCGACCCGCGGCGACACCGACGAGAACCTGTGGTGCAATCCGGTCTGGAAAGCCCGGCAGGGAGAAAAGGCCGAGTTGGGCTACTGGGGGATGGAACTGGCCAAACGCCTGCTGGCCAGCCAGCAGATGCCGATCTGCATCATCAACGGAGCCGTCGGCGGAACCCGCATCGACCAGCACCAGCGCAACGAAAGCGACCCGACCGACCTCGCCACCATCTACGGCCGGCTGCTCTGGCGGGTGCAGAAGGCCCGCCTGACTCATGGCGTCAAAGCGATCCTGTGGCATCAGGGAGAAAGTGACCAGGGCGCCGACGGCCCCGATGGCGGCTATGGCTGGGAGACGTACCGCGAGTACTTTGTGCAGATGTCGGGCGGCTGGAAGCGGGACTTCCCCAACGTCCAGCATTACTACCTGTTCCAGATCTGGCCCAACGCCTGCAGCATGGGGAACGGGCACGGCGACATGCTTCGCGAAGTCCAGCGCACGCTGCCGGACTGGTACTCCCAGATGGAGATCCTGTCGACCCTGGGCGTGAATCCAGCAGGCCCTTGCCATTATCCGCTGACTGGCTGGGCCGAGTTCGCCCGGTTGATCCAGCCGCTGCTGGAGCGGGACTGCTATGGGAAGAAGATCGCCGGCCCGCTCACGCCGGCCAATCTGCGGCAGGCGAGGTTTGCGAATGCCGACCGCCAGGCGATCGTCCTGGAGTTCGATCAGCCGGTCGCCTGGGACGATACACTGTTGGGCCAGTTCTACCTGGGCGAGGCGAACGAGCCGTTCGTCTCCGCCGTCGCGTCGGGGAATGCACTGACGCTGCAGCTGAAAGAGCCTGCCGTCGCCGACCGCATCACCTATCTCCAGGAGAAGAACTGGCGACCGCAGCAAGTCTTGCGAGGCCAGAACGGCCTGGCCGCCTTGTCGTTCTGCGAGGTCATGATCGAACCGGCCGAGTCCGCGAAGTAA
- a CDS encoding NADP-dependent oxidoreductase, which produces MSATITQQREIHLKSRPQGLPTPDNFELVETAAPQPQEGEILVENEWFSVDPYMRGRMNDGPSYVPPFQIGQPLEGGCVGKVIASSHRKYAAGDYVLGNLGWRKYWTSDGKGIQKIDASQAPPQTFLGVLGMTGMTAYVGLMKIGQLTEGDAVFVSAASGAVGSIVCQIARQKKCRVVGSAGSAKKIDWLKTKAGVDEAFNYHEVDDVSARLRELFPEGIDLYFDNVGGDHLAGAIDNMKDFGRIVCCGMISSYNDAQPEPGPANLFKIIVKRLRVQGFIVRDHLDMYREFQQQMGEWIAADKIVWKETVTQGLENAPQAFINLFHGDKMGKALVQV; this is translated from the coding sequence ATGTCAGCGACCATTACCCAGCAGCGTGAAATCCATTTGAAATCGCGCCCCCAAGGCCTGCCGACGCCGGATAACTTTGAGCTGGTGGAGACGGCGGCCCCGCAGCCGCAGGAAGGCGAAATCCTGGTCGAGAACGAATGGTTCTCCGTCGATCCCTATATGCGGGGACGGATGAACGACGGCCCCAGCTATGTGCCCCCGTTCCAGATCGGCCAGCCGCTGGAAGGCGGCTGCGTCGGCAAGGTAATCGCCTCCAGCCACCGCAAGTACGCCGCCGGCGATTACGTGCTGGGCAATCTGGGCTGGCGTAAGTACTGGACCTCCGACGGCAAGGGGATCCAAAAGATTGACGCCAGCCAGGCCCCGCCGCAAACGTTCCTGGGCGTGCTGGGAATGACCGGCATGACGGCGTATGTCGGGCTGATGAAAATCGGCCAGCTGACAGAAGGAGACGCCGTGTTTGTCTCCGCCGCATCGGGAGCCGTGGGCTCGATCGTCTGCCAGATTGCCCGGCAGAAAAAGTGCCGCGTCGTCGGCAGCGCCGGCTCGGCCAAAAAGATCGACTGGCTCAAAACCAAAGCGGGCGTCGACGAGGCGTTTAACTATCACGAAGTCGACGACGTTTCGGCCCGACTGCGGGAGTTGTTCCCGGAGGGGATCGACCTGTACTTTGACAACGTCGGCGGGGATCATCTGGCCGGAGCCATCGACAACATGAAGGACTTTGGCCGCATTGTCTGCTGCGGCATGATCTCCAGCTATAACGACGCCCAGCCAGAACCGGGCCCGGCGAACCTGTTCAAAATCATCGTGAAGCGGCTCCGCGTGCAAGGCTTCATTGTGCGCGACCATCTGGACATGTACCGCGAGTTCCAGCAGCAGATGGGCGAATGGATCGCGGCCGACAAGATCGTCTGGAAAGAGACCGTCACCCAGGGCCTGGAGAACGCCCCGCAGGCATTCATCAACCTGTTCCACGGCGACAAAATGGGCAAGGCGCTGGTGCAGGTTTAA
- a CDS encoding outer membrane protein assembly factor BamB family protein — MSSQITAFFLTASLALGADAFAQNWPQFRGPDGNATSTDAQLPLNWNASTNIIWKTELPGRGASSPIVWDDRIYLTAFSGYGVDDAEVQDKTKLQLHVLCINREDGAVIWDQSTPGSPHTQDVTNRVQDHGYATGTPATDGKAVFAYFGVSGLIAYSTEGELLWQAETGIKTAGFGSASSPVLHGDLVIVNASIEGDQVIAFNKQTGEKAWAIDEVKRSWTTPCLAKTAEGAVELVVNQIDVIRGFDPTTGKELWSCAGIDDYVVPAPVSHEGVVYCLGGRQNRCIAVRLGGRGDVTDTHKLWEVNIGANVTSPVYYQGHLYWASDKGIATCLDAKTGEPIYRERLDTRARIYSSIVRGADRLYVTTRDEGVTVLPAAPEYKELAVNTITTDETLVNSSPAISGDRLFLRTDKYLYSIGNK, encoded by the coding sequence ATGTCGTCTCAAATCACCGCGTTCTTTCTCACGGCGAGCCTCGCCCTGGGCGCCGATGCTTTCGCCCAGAACTGGCCCCAGTTTCGCGGACCGGACGGGAACGCCACCAGCACCGACGCGCAGTTGCCGCTGAACTGGAACGCTTCGACCAATATTATCTGGAAGACCGAACTGCCCGGACGCGGCGCCTCGAGCCCGATTGTGTGGGACGACCGCATTTATCTGACCGCCTTTTCCGGTTACGGCGTGGACGATGCCGAGGTCCAGGACAAGACCAAACTGCAGCTGCATGTGCTGTGCATCAATCGGGAAGACGGCGCCGTGATCTGGGACCAGTCGACTCCCGGCAGCCCGCATACCCAGGATGTCACCAACCGCGTCCAGGACCACGGTTACGCTACCGGTACTCCAGCGACCGACGGCAAAGCAGTTTTCGCCTACTTCGGCGTGTCGGGTCTGATTGCGTACTCGACCGAGGGCGAGCTGCTTTGGCAGGCAGAGACTGGCATTAAAACGGCCGGCTTTGGATCGGCGTCGTCGCCGGTGCTGCATGGCGATCTGGTGATCGTGAACGCCAGCATCGAAGGCGACCAGGTGATCGCCTTTAACAAGCAGACCGGCGAAAAGGCCTGGGCGATCGACGAAGTCAAACGCTCCTGGACGACGCCCTGCCTGGCGAAAACGGCCGAGGGCGCCGTGGAGCTGGTCGTCAACCAGATCGACGTCATCCGCGGCTTCGACCCGACGACCGGCAAGGAGTTATGGAGCTGTGCAGGCATCGACGACTACGTGGTGCCGGCGCCTGTCTCGCATGAAGGCGTCGTCTATTGCCTGGGCGGCAGGCAGAACCGGTGCATCGCCGTGCGACTGGGCGGCCGCGGCGATGTGACCGATACGCACAAACTGTGGGAGGTCAACATTGGCGCCAATGTGACGTCGCCGGTGTACTACCAGGGCCATTTGTACTGGGCCAGCGACAAGGGGATCGCGACCTGCCTCGACGCAAAGACGGGCGAACCGATCTATCGCGAACGCCTCGACACGCGAGCCCGGATTTACTCCTCGATCGTCCGGGGAGCCGATCGCTTGTATGTGACGACCCGCGACGAAGGCGTCACCGTGCTGCCTGCCGCGCCGGAGTACAAGGAGCTGGCCGTCAACACGATCACAACCGACGAAACGCTCGTCAACTCCAGCCCCGCCATTTCCGGCGATCGCCTGTTCCTGCGAACCGACAAGTATCTGTATTCGATCGGCAACAAGTAA
- a CDS encoding SGNH/GDSL hydrolase family protein encodes MVRNLLLMTLVLGCCLPLHAADPALTVKKGDLWVMAGDSITAQRQHSNYIEAFYRTRYPELGLQFRNSGIGGNRTSSILARFDYDVAAWKPTIVSIELGMNDVGSGDDPAKYIDGMRQLIQKIRDIGAQPVLISSSPVNDGSVTGDWKSDRCRRIDPYTVALKKLAEEEQVVVIDQYHALLDLWGKNHRSETPINLTGDAVHPGPVGQYTMAGVILSQLQAKRDVSSATLSADGKVGAAEGCKISDVSAADGKLAFTRIDEASAWPISPKSQAAADLLPEIHDLSRWMLTVTDLPAGEYQVTINGKPAAVLTEKELASGWNMATVFEGAIADRSNKIVGLISGLQGGLNNNWRLASKEQDAEKLATAQQAIEAQESLLQAACAPEAWRIEIEKK; translated from the coding sequence ATGGTTCGCAACCTGCTTTTGATGACCCTGGTGCTCGGCTGCTGCCTGCCGCTGCATGCCGCCGATCCCGCCCTCACCGTAAAGAAGGGTGATCTCTGGGTTATGGCCGGCGACAGCATCACCGCCCAGCGACAACACAGCAACTACATCGAGGCGTTCTATCGCACCCGTTACCCGGAACTGGGTCTGCAGTTCCGCAACTCCGGGATTGGCGGGAATCGCACCTCCAGCATTCTGGCCCGCTTCGATTACGATGTGGCCGCCTGGAAGCCCACCATCGTCAGCATTGAACTGGGCATGAACGACGTCGGCTCGGGCGACGACCCGGCTAAATACATCGATGGCATGCGTCAGCTGATTCAAAAGATCCGCGACATCGGCGCCCAGCCGGTCCTCATTTCCTCCAGCCCCGTCAACGACGGCAGCGTCACCGGCGACTGGAAAAGCGATCGTTGCCGCCGCATTGATCCGTATACGGTCGCCCTGAAGAAACTGGCCGAGGAAGAACAGGTGGTCGTGATCGATCAGTACCACGCCCTGCTGGACCTGTGGGGGAAGAACCACCGGTCAGAGACGCCGATCAACCTGACCGGCGACGCCGTCCACCCCGGTCCCGTCGGCCAGTACACCATGGCGGGAGTGATCCTGTCGCAACTGCAGGCAAAGCGGGACGTCAGCTCGGCGACCCTTTCCGCCGACGGTAAAGTGGGCGCCGCCGAGGGCTGCAAAATCTCCGACGTCTCCGCCGCCGATGGCAAGCTGGCCTTCACCCGGATCGACGAAGCCAGCGCCTGGCCGATCAGCCCCAAGTCGCAAGCCGCCGCTGATCTGCTGCCGGAAATCCACGACCTGTCCCGCTGGATGCTGACCGTTACCGACCTGCCCGCCGGCGAGTACCAGGTGACGATCAACGGCAAACCGGCCGCCGTGCTGACCGAGAAAGAACTGGCGAGCGGCTGGAACATGGCGACCGTTTTTGAAGGCGCGATCGCCGATCGCTCCAACAAAATCGTCGGCCTGATCTCCGGGCTGCAGGGCGGGTTGAACAACAACTGGCGCCTGGCCAGCAAAGAACAGGACGCCGAAAAACTCGCCACGGCCCAGCAAGCGATCGAGGCCCAGGAATCCCTGCTGCAGGCCGCCTGCGCCCCCGAGGCATGGCGGATCGAGATCGAGAAGAAGTAA
- a CDS encoding DUF1592 domain-containing protein, with protein sequence MMARVCSASLRLLLAGMILASQASAETLATPDFEREVLPVLRTHCFRCHGPDKQEADIRLDTLSTDLVNDRAAAEYWNEVLHALNAGVMPPPDEKQPTAAQQALVTRWATAAIEQAIEAQRDTDGRVVMRRLNRTEYANTMADLLDLPMDYARDLPPDPVSADGFRNDGAALQMSPLQLEYYLQTARRALDRVIVVGPAPENFSHTFTESNVGGWLGNPHMSNLLGRQQQFLAKMVNDYPDEGDFRVRVKISAELKPNVGFPLLEVAVGYRPDTKILFNEFDLVEITSAEEQTLEFYGRIENFPLPVRGQGKFPGLVVRVRNVYDDGSPLPKAIKDKEQKKKKGNEFPPEPHLPTIVVHWVEFEGPVLDDWPPARHRRILFDSPLRETDEAAYIAAVLEPFMARAYRRPVEKSEVAGMVEFYQAIRPTFPTLEETLRETLAMVLIQPDFLYLVEPAAAEKRPLNDWELASRLSYFLWSTCPDETLRERAAAGDLHQPQVLAAQVERMLSDPQSARFVEQFTEQWLQLSVVDAVAVSKQLYPRFDDALKTELQGETVALFAHLLQQDANGLQLLASDFTMLNEPLARHYGVPEVYGRAFRPVSLPADQHRGSLLAHGSILLSQSTGADSHAVRRAVWIRDRLLNDPPAPPPPDVPSLDEADPAFLKLSIREQLEVHREKQACASCHRNLDPWGIALENFDAVGLWRDEIRRPQGAAQPVNATDVLPGGRRLEGFDSLRDYLATDRKDDFARSLATRLLTYAVGRRLELLDQPAVDELTRNFAADGYRMRQLILAVVNSEPFQTK encoded by the coding sequence ATGATGGCACGAGTTTGCTCTGCTTCGCTCCGCCTGTTGCTGGCGGGAATGATCCTGGCATCGCAGGCCAGCGCCGAGACTCTGGCGACTCCTGACTTTGAACGGGAAGTGTTGCCCGTCCTGCGCACGCACTGCTTCCGCTGCCATGGGCCTGACAAGCAGGAAGCAGACATTCGCCTGGATACCCTGTCGACCGATCTGGTCAACGATCGCGCAGCGGCCGAGTACTGGAACGAGGTGTTGCACGCCCTGAACGCGGGCGTAATGCCGCCTCCCGACGAGAAACAGCCGACCGCGGCACAGCAGGCCCTCGTTACGCGCTGGGCAACCGCCGCCATTGAACAGGCGATCGAAGCCCAGCGGGATACGGACGGCCGCGTCGTGATGCGGCGACTGAACCGGACCGAGTACGCCAACACCATGGCCGACCTGCTGGACCTGCCGATGGACTACGCCCGGGACCTGCCGCCGGACCCGGTTTCGGCCGATGGCTTTCGGAACGACGGGGCCGCGCTGCAGATGTCGCCGCTGCAGCTGGAATATTACCTGCAGACGGCCCGCCGGGCGCTGGACCGGGTGATTGTCGTCGGCCCGGCGCCGGAGAACTTCTCGCATACGTTCACCGAAAGCAACGTGGGCGGCTGGCTGGGCAATCCCCATATGTCGAACTTGCTGGGACGCCAGCAGCAGTTCCTGGCGAAGATGGTTAACGACTATCCTGACGAAGGCGACTTCCGCGTGCGGGTCAAAATCTCGGCCGAGCTGAAACCGAACGTCGGCTTTCCCTTGCTGGAAGTTGCGGTCGGCTATCGTCCTGACACGAAGATCCTGTTCAACGAATTCGACCTGGTCGAGATCACCTCGGCCGAAGAACAAACGCTGGAGTTTTACGGACGCATCGAAAATTTCCCGTTGCCGGTCCGCGGCCAGGGGAAGTTTCCTGGCCTGGTCGTCCGGGTGCGGAACGTGTACGACGACGGCTCCCCGTTGCCCAAAGCGATCAAGGACAAAGAGCAGAAAAAGAAGAAGGGGAACGAGTTCCCGCCGGAACCGCATTTGCCCACGATCGTAGTGCATTGGGTCGAGTTCGAAGGGCCCGTGCTGGACGACTGGCCGCCCGCCCGGCATCGCCGGATCCTGTTCGATTCCCCGCTGCGCGAAACAGACGAAGCGGCCTACATCGCCGCGGTGCTGGAACCGTTCATGGCCAGGGCGTATCGCCGGCCGGTGGAGAAATCTGAAGTCGCCGGCATGGTCGAGTTCTACCAGGCGATCCGGCCCACCTTTCCCACGCTGGAAGAAACCCTGCGGGAAACGCTGGCGATGGTCCTCATCCAGCCCGACTTCTTATACCTTGTCGAGCCGGCCGCCGCCGAGAAACGTCCCTTGAACGACTGGGAACTGGCCTCGCGGTTGTCGTACTTTCTATGGAGCACCTGCCCCGACGAGACGCTCCGCGAACGGGCCGCCGCGGGCGACCTGCATCAGCCGCAGGTACTGGCCGCCCAGGTCGAGCGGATGCTGTCCGACCCGCAGTCAGCGCGGTTTGTCGAACAGTTTACCGAGCAATGGCTGCAGTTGAGCGTGGTCGATGCGGTCGCCGTCAGCAAACAGCTGTACCCGCGGTTTGACGACGCCTTGAAAACGGAACTGCAGGGCGAAACGGTCGCGCTGTTCGCCCATCTGCTGCAGCAGGACGCAAACGGTCTGCAGCTGCTGGCGTCGGACTTCACCATGCTCAACGAGCCGCTGGCCCGGCATTATGGCGTGCCCGAAGTGTACGGCCGTGCGTTCCGCCCGGTGTCGCTGCCGGCGGACCAGCATCGCGGCAGTCTGCTGGCGCATGGCAGTATTTTGCTGAGCCAGTCGACCGGAGCCGATTCGCACGCGGTTCGCCGGGCCGTCTGGATTCGCGATCGTCTGCTCAACGACCCGCCCGCCCCGCCGCCGCCGGACGTGCCGTCGCTGGATGAAGCCGACCCGGCTTTCCTGAAGCTCTCTATCCGCGAACAACTGGAAGTGCATCGCGAGAAACAGGCCTGCGCCAGCTGCCATCGGAACCTGGATCCCTGGGGAATCGCGCTTGAGAACTTCGACGCAGTCGGCCTGTGGCGGGATGAGATCCGTCGTCCGCAGGGGGCAGCGCAGCCGGTCAACGCGACCGACGTCCTGCCGGGCGGACGTCGCCTGGAAGGTTTCGACAGCCTGCGGGATTATCTCGCAACGGACCGGAAAGACGACTTCGCCCGCTCGCTGGCGACCCGCTTGCTGACGTACGCGGTCGGCCGTCGTCTGGAACTGCTCGACCAGCCGGCCGTGGACGAACTGACGCGCAACTTCGCCGCCGACGGTTACCGGATGCGGCAATTGATACTTGCGGTTGTCAACAGCGAACCTTTTCAGACAAAATAG